In the Flagellimonas sp. HMM57 genome, one interval contains:
- a CDS encoding RNA polymerase sigma factor gives MNLDDLIQQFQQKDKTAFEKLYTMYADNICGVINTIIQDPERAEELCQDVFVKIWEKSDSYNPTKGRFFTWILNIARNTAIDELRSKIHKNQKKNLHVHSLVGIFEKGEDLNSKIDTIGIQTLLKGLKEKCILLIDLLYYKGYTQKEVAKELNTPIGTIKTRIRSCISEIRKNMKL, from the coding sequence ATGAATTTAGACGACCTCATACAACAATTTCAACAAAAGGATAAAACTGCCTTTGAAAAATTGTACACCATGTATGCCGACAATATTTGTGGGGTCATCAATACCATTATACAAGACCCAGAACGTGCCGAGGAATTGTGCCAGGATGTATTTGTGAAGATTTGGGAAAAATCAGATAGCTATAATCCAACAAAAGGTCGTTTTTTTACGTGGATATTAAATATTGCGCGCAATACGGCCATCGATGAACTACGTTCTAAGATCCATAAAAATCAGAAGAAAAACCTACATGTTCATTCTCTCGTAGGTATTTTTGAAAAAGGAGAGGATTTAAACTCCAAAATAGATACGATAGGAATACAAACGCTTCTTAAAGGGTTGAAAGAAAAATGTATTCTATTAATAGATTTGCTATACTATAAGGGATACACGCAAAAGGAAGTGGCCAAAGAACTAAATACCCCAATAGGCACCATAAAAACAAGAATTCGTAGCTGTATTTCCGAAATACGGAAAAACATGAAACTGTAA
- a CDS encoding VOC family protein → MKLGAFSISLAVKNLEVSKEFYETLGFTVFAGELERNYLILKNENTLIGLFQGMFENNILTFNPGWDANAQNLDAFDDVRTIQKHLKKNGITPVKEADENSEGPASFVITDPDGNTILIDQHV, encoded by the coding sequence ATGAAACTAGGCGCATTTTCCATTAGTTTGGCAGTAAAAAATCTAGAGGTGTCCAAAGAATTTTACGAAACTTTGGGCTTCACTGTTTTTGCCGGAGAATTGGAACGAAATTACCTTATCCTAAAAAATGAGAATACGCTAATCGGGCTTTTTCAAGGCATGTTCGAAAACAATATTTTGACCTTTAATCCGGGTTGGGATGCCAATGCCCAAAACTTGGACGCTTTTGACGATGTACGCACCATACAAAAGCACCTTAAAAAAAATGGTATAACACCGGTAAAGGAAGCAGATGAGAATTCTGAGGGTCCTGCAAGCTTTGTAATTACTGATCCCGACGGCAATACTATTTTAATTGACCAACATGTATAA